One window from the genome of Grus americana isolate bGruAme1 chromosome 14, bGruAme1.mat, whole genome shotgun sequence encodes:
- the LOC129212997 gene encoding LOW QUALITY PROTEIN: protocadherin alpha-3-like (The sequence of the model RefSeq protein was modified relative to this genomic sequence to represent the inferred CDS: deleted 2 bases in 1 codon) codes for MGVCWGPVLRVLVLQAAWALGGGQVRYSVPEEAKAGTVVGRLAQDLGLEAGEPEARRLRLVAQGRRASVEVSGASGALVVSSRLDREELCGKSAPCALRLEVLVERPLRVFHVELEVTDINDNAPLFPAARKNLSIAEFTTLPGSRFPLEGASDADIGANAQLSYTLSPSEHFTLDVKSSDENLKSLFLVLTKALDRETMAVHRLVVTASDGGRPALTGTVELVISVLDANDNAPQFNQSVYKVQLLESAAEGTLVVRVNATDPDEGLNKEFSYSIISSVPAGNRDLFAIDPKTGEIRLRGALDFEDVRLHELQIEARDKGTPPLSGHCSLVVVVLDVNDNAPEVWVTSLSVPVPEDAAAGTVVALLSVSDRDSGANGRVRCAVWPASPFGLVATFAGSYSLVLREALDRERVSEYEVEVRAEDGGSPPLRASRGVRVPVSDVNDNAPSFAQAVYTVLARENNAAGAELARLWARDPDEAGNGRVSYSVAEGVVGGASSGVARRPASSYVSVDAESGRLWALQPLDYEELQVLQFEVRAVDAGEPPLCGNATVQLFVVDENDNAPALLPLAGGGPGVGAPVSAASGPVSAASGPVSGALWAWAAWGAPAGQVVAKIRAVDADSGYNAWLRYELWEPRGKGPFRVGLYSGEVSTARALEEADGPRQRLVIVVRDHGEPARSATATLSVSLVEGAEAALAAAGSSSSSSGAGLRPAEGGASSASATNVWLVVAICAVSSLFLLAVVLYGASRWAPRAAVLSGPGPATLVCASEVGSWSYSQRQSRSLCVADGAGKSDLMVFSPNFPPPPPPGPAAKETQPEPPALLDTVSGPPFLGPFSPDAPFSAAPWAGGGGSRARPPWARAVGAWRVLKDLNGAFASAFASLPGPPCSCFGEKSTKGIAAASSSYRPQRRFAALAVVD; via the exons atggGCGTGTGTTGGGGGCCCGTGTTgcgggtgctggtgctgcaggcggCCTGGGCGCTGGGCGGCGGTCAGGTGCGGTACTCGGTGCCGGAGGAAGCCAAGGCCGGGACGGTGGTGGGGCGGCTGGCGCAGGACCTGGGCCTGGAGGCGGGCGAGCCGGAGGCGCGTCGGCTGCGTCTGGTGGCGCAGGGCCGTCGGGCGAGCGTGGAGGTGAGCGGGGCGAGCGGGGCGCTGGTGGTGAGCTCGCGGCTGGACCGGGAGGAGCTGTGCGGGAAGAGCGCGCCGTGCGCCCTGCgcctggaggtgctggtggagcGGCCGCTGCGCGTCTTCCACGTGGAGCTGGAGGTCACGGACATCAACGACAACGCCCCGCTCTTCCCCGCCGCACGCAAAAACCTCAGCATCGCGGAATTCACCACGCTGCCGGGGTCTCGGTTCCCGCTGGAGGGCGCGTCGGATGCGGATATCGGAGCCAACGCGCAGCTCTCCTATACACTCAGCCCGAGCGAGCATTTTACGCTCGATGTTAAATCTTCTGATGAAAATCTAAAATCTCTGTTTTTGGTGCTCACGAAAGCTCTGGACCGCGAGACGATGGCTGTGCACCGTTTGGTGGTGACGGCGAGTGACGGGGGCCGTCCGGCGCTGACGGGCACGGTGGAGCTGGTGATCTCGGTGCTGGATGCGAACGACAACGCGCCCCAGTTCAACCAGTCGGTGTATAAagtgcagctgctggagagcgCTGCAGAGGGGACGCTGGTGGTGCGGGTGAACGCCACGGACCCGGACGAGGGTCTTAATAAGGAGTTTTCTTACAGCATCATCAGTTCGGTTCCTGCTGGTAACAGAGATCTGTTCGCCATTGATCCCAAGACGGGCGAGATCAGACTGAGGGGCGCCCTGGACTTTGAAGACGTTCGTTTACACGAGTTACAAATCGAAGCGAGAGACAAAGGGACGCCCCCTTTGTCGGGTCACTGCagcttggtggtggtggtgctggacgtgaacgacaacgcgccggAGGTGTGGGTGACGTCGCTGTCGGTGCCGGTGCCGGAGGACGCGGCGGCGGGGACGGTGGTGGCGCTGCTGAGCGTGTCGGACCGGGACTCGGGGGCGAACGGGCGGGTGCGCTGCGCGGTGTGGCCGGCGTCGCCGTTCGGGCTGGTGGCGACGTTCGCGGGCTCGTACTCGCTGGTGCTGCGGGAGGCGCTGGACCGGGAGCGGGTGTCGGAGTACGAGGTGGAGGTGCGGGCGGAGGACGGCGGGTCGCCGCCGCTGCGCGCCAGCCGCGGGGTGCGTGTGCCGGTGTCGGAcgtgaacgacaacgcgccgTCGTTCGCGCAGGCCGTGTACACGGTGCTGGCGCGGGAGAACAACGCGGCGGGCGCGGAGCTGGCGCGGCTGTGGGCGCGGGACCCGGACGAGGCGGGCAACGGTCGCGTGAGCTACTCGGTGGCGGAGGGCGTCGTCGGGGGCGCGTCGTCGGGCGTGGCGCGGCGGCCGGCGTCGAGCTACGTGTCGGTGGACGCGGAGAGCGGGCGGCTGTGGGCGCTGCAGCCGTTGGACTAcgaggagctgcaggtgctgcagttCGAGGTGCGGGCGGTGGACGCGGGGGAGCCGCCGCTGTGCGGCAACGCCACGGTGCAGCTCTTCGTGGTGGACgagaacgacaacgcgccggCGCTGCTGCCGCTTGCGGGCGGCGGTCCGGGCGTGGGGGCGCCGGTCTCGGCGGCGTCGGGGCCGGTCTCGGCGGCGTCGGGGCCGGTCTCGGGGGCGCTGTGGGCGTGGGCGGCGTGGGGGGCGCCGGCGGGGCAGGTGGTGGCGAAGATCCGCGCGGTGGACGCGGACTCGGGCTACAACGCGTGGCTGCGCTACGAGCTGTGGGAGCCGCGGGGGAAGGGCCCGTTCCGCGTGGGGCTGTACAGCGGCGAGGTGAGCACGGCGCGGGCGCTGGAGGAGGCGGACGGCCCGCGGCAGCGGCTGGTGATCGTGGTGCGGGACCACGGGGAGCCGGCGCGCTCGGCCACGGCCACGCTGAGCGTGTCGCTGGTGGAGGGCGCCGAGGCGGCGCTGGCGGCCGCGGgctcgtcgtcgtcgtcgtcgggggcggggctgcggccggcGGAGGGCGGCGCGTCGTCGGCGTCGGCGACGAACGtgtggctggtggtggccatcTGCGCGGTGTCGAGCCTGTTCCTGCTGGCGGTGGTGCTGTACGGGGCGTCGCGGTGGGCGCCGCGGGCGGCCGTGCTGTCGGGGCCCGGGCCGGCGACGCTGGTGTGCGCCAGCGAAGTGGGGAGCTGGTCGTACTCGCAGCGCCAGAGCCGGAGCCTGTGCGTGGCGGACGGCGCGGGCAAGAGCGACCTGATGGTTTTCAGCCCCAActtcccgccgccgccgccgcccggccccgcggcgaaGGAGACGCAGCCGGAGCCGCCCGCTCTGCTGGACACGGTCAGTGGCCCTCCCTTCCTCGGCCCTTTCTCGCCCGACGCCCCCTTCTCGGCCGCGCCCTGGGCAGGCGGTGGTGGGAGCCGGGCTCGGCCCCCGTGGGCG CGGGCGGTGGGTGCTTGGCGGGTGCTTAAGGATCTGAATGGCGCCTTTGCATCTGCCTTCGCGTCCTTGCCGGGGCCGCCCTGCTCTTGCTTTGGTGAAAAAAGCACGAAAGGTATTGCCGCAGCCAGCAGCAGTTACCGTCCGCAGCGGAGGtttgctgctctggct GTTGTGGATTGA